GCCAAATTATTTGTGGATTGGGCATTAAGTGCCGAAGCGCAAGAAATTCCTTGGCGCGAGGTCGGCGTCTATCAACTGCCAACCAACATTTACGCCAAAGCCTCACCAAAATCCGTGGATCCAAAAAACTTGAAACTGATTGATATTGACTTTGACCGCTTTGGTTCTAGCGCAGAAGGTAAACGTTTGGTGAAAAAATGGGTAGATGAAGTTAAACATCAATAATTTTTTTCTATTCCTTTCATTAAAATAACGCCATTGCAAGCAATGGCGTTGCTTATCGCATGATTTTTAAACAAATTTTCTTAATTACGCTACTTTCTCTTTAAAATTATCAACCAATAATTAAAAGTTTTTTAATATTTTAATTATTGTTATTAAATTGTTAAGAATTATAATAACCACATCTTCAGTCGTTAAGAAGAAAAAAACAAACAGTAAATTTTTAGGAGAACATATCATGAAAACATTAGTAAAAACTTTAGCAATTACCCTTTTTGTTGGCGCCCTTTCAAGCAATGTTATGGCAAGTGAAACCACAAATTACAACACTTATGCCAACGATTTAAAATCCCATTTGACTTCATTACAACAAACACAAGAACTTGATCAATTCCAAAGTTTGTTAAATGAAACCAAAGAATTGGCAATCAATGCCAAAAATACTCTGGATGAAACCTTTATTGATAGAATGGATGCTCGAGACAATACCGCTCAAGTTCATCAAATTGTTTATCAAGAATGGCGTTTAAATCAATTAATTGATTCACTAGATAACGCCGCCAGTCACAGCAATTTAGACCAAGCAAAAGATGAAATCTTATTCAACGCGGGCAACATTTTATAAACCTCATTCCTTGTGACTCCCATAGGGAATCTCCCCCAAAGAAAAAACCGAACATCATGTTCGGTTTTTTCTTGTAAACAAAGATTAATTTTCCGTGTGGGTAATCAACCAACAATTATGAATTTGTTTATTACGCTCAAAATCTAAGGGTAAGGTTTTGGCTGAAATTTCCACCGCACTTAACCCCAAAGTTTGCAATGCCGCAAAATCCATTTTAAATCCACGTTTGTTATTGGAAAAAATCACGCTGCCTGCCGGTTGCAAAATACGTTTTAGCTGCCCCAACAATTTAATGTGATCACGTTGCACATCCCAACTGTCTTCCATACGCTTGGAGTTGGAAAATGTTGGCGGATCCACAAAAATCAAATCAAATTGACGATCACATTTCTCCAACCATTGCAAACAATCCGCTTGAATTAATTTATGTTGTTTGCCTTGAATATCATTCAGCAGTAAATTTTGTTCCGCCCAATTGAGATAAGTATTGGACATATCAACGGTGGTGGTTGATTTCGCACCACCAAGCGCAGCCTGTACTGTTGCCGAACCGGTATAAGCAAATAAATTAAGAAAATCTTTACCCTGCGCCATATCACCCACCATCTTACGGGTCAAACGGTGATCAAGAAATAGCCCGGTATCCAAATAATCCGTCAAATTCACCCACAGCTTCGCCCCGTATTCATGTACATAAAAATATTCACCTTTATTTGCCAATTTTTCGTATTGATTGGTACCTTTTTGCTTTTGGCGTACCTTCAAAATCAACTTATTGGTTTCTACACCAGTGACAGAAAGCGTCGCAGTCACCGCATCCAACAAGCGTTGACGCGCTTTATTTTCATCAATATTTTTGGGCGCCGCATATTCTTGCACCACAATATGATCCGCATAGCGATCCACTGCCAAGTTATATTCCGGTAAATCCGCATCATATAAACGATAAGCATCAATACCTTGCTGCGTCGCCCATTTTTCAATTTTCTTGATATTTTTTTGTAAACGATTAGCAAAATCTACTGCAACAGCATGCTCTTTTGAAAAAACTAACGCATTTTCTACCGCACTTTTATCATCATTTTGCCCTAAAGTGCGGTCAGAAATTTGATAATTTTTCTGAATACAATCTAACGGACCATTTTTGGCTTTAAATTGACGAAACGAACGCATCCGCAAACAATCAAGTAAGCCTTCTTCGCTACTAAAAATCGATGCATTCCAACCACCAAATTGCGATTTTAAACGCTGGCCAAACACAGAATACAAGGCAATTAGTGCCGGCGTCGTGCCTAAACGTTCACCATAAGGCGGGTTACAAATTACCGTGCCTTTGTGTTCTGGACAAGGGTTGGTTAACGCCGCCACATCGCCTTGTTTCCATTTAATCAAATGTGCTACACCGGCATTTTGGGCATTCTTTTGCGCTTTTTGTAACACTCGATGGTCCAAATCAAAACCATAAAAATGCGCCTGTGGTTCTTGTTGCAATTGCGTTTCGGCTAAAGCAATCGCCTCGCTTTTCACCGCCTCCCACGCGACTTGATTATGCCCTTTCCAAAAATCAAACCCCCAATGCAAACGATACAATTGCGGCGCAATATTGGATTCCATTTGTGCTGCCTCGATTAATAACGTTCCCGAACCGCACATTGGATCAACTAACGGCGTGCCTTTTTCCCAACCCGAACGCAATACAATTGCCGCTGCCAAGGTTTCGCGCAACGGCGCACTACCAGTATCCTCGCGATAGCCGCGCAAATGTAGCGCTTCACCACTTAAATCCAAAGAAATCACCAAATCTTCACGATTAAGATAGGCATGAATACGCACATCCGGATATTCTTTATCCACATTTGGTCGCGCCTTGCCTTGACGTTCAAAATAATCCACAATCCCGTCTTTGACACGCATAGCGCCAAATTGAGTATGGCGAATTTCGCGGTTTGTTCCGTTGAAATCCACTAAAAATGTCACTCTTTCATCAAATTCATTTAACCAACTATGCCCTACCACAGCTGAATACAAATCCAAATCGCTGTAAATTTTGCAATGAATAAGGGGCAATAAAATGCGTGAACTTAATCGCGACCACAACAACGTGCGATACATAATTTCATCGTTTGCAACAAAGTGAACGCCACCTTGCACCACTTTACAGTCGGTGGCACCCAATTCGGTTAATTCCACTTTTAATAATTCTTCAAATCCACGTGCAGTGGTGGCAAAAAGCGCTCTCATCATGATTCTCTCAATCCTCAAAAATTTGCTGGATTATAGCAGATCCACCCCTTGATGTATTGTAAATCCACCGTGATTTTGTACATAAAGATATAAAAAAACCGCCAATAAACATTGGCGGTAAAGACTACAGAAAAATAAGATGATTATTTTAAACAGCTAAAATAACTATCTGCTGTAGATTGAAGGAAATTCGCATAGGCTTGTTTACCCAAACTCACTTTATCTCCCATTGGGTCAAGCTGTCCGACTTTAACACCGGTTGCCTTGCTTAGGCTTTCAATGACTTTCGGGGTAAATTGCGGCTCAGCAAATAAACAACTGACTTGATGTTGTTGAATCTCTTGTTTGATCTTCGCTAAGTTTTTCGCTCCGGGCGCCACCAATGGATTGATAGTAAAATAGCCTTTTTGATTTAATTGGTATGCCTGATTGAAATAGCTGTAGGCATCATGGAAAACATAAAACCCTTT
This portion of the [Pasteurella] aerogenes genome encodes:
- the rlmL gene encoding S-adenosyl-L-dependent RNA methyltransferase — encoded protein: MMRALFATTARGFEELLKVELTELGATDCKVVQGGVHFVANDEIMYRTLLWSRLSSRILLPLIHCKIYSDLDLYSAVVGHSWLNEFDERVTFLVDFNGTNREIRHTQFGAMRVKDGIVDYFERQGKARPNVDKEYPDVRIHAYLNREDLVISLDLSGEALHLRGYREDTGSAPLRETLAAAIVLRSGWEKGTPLVDPMCGSGTLLIEAAQMESNIAPQLYRLHWGFDFWKGHNQVAWEAVKSEAIALAETQLQQEPQAHFYGFDLDHRVLQKAQKNAQNAGVAHLIKWKQGDVAALTNPCPEHKGTVICNPPYGERLGTTPALIALYSVFGQRLKSQFGGWNASIFSSEEGLLDCLRMRSFRQFKAKNGPLDCIQKNYQISDRTLGQNDDKSAVENALVFSKEHAVAVDFANRLQKNIKKIEKWATQQGIDAYRLYDADLPEYNLAVDRYADHIVVQEYAAPKNIDENKARQRLLDAVTATLSVTGVETNKLILKVRQKQKGTNQYEKLANKGEYFYVHEYGAKLWVNLTDYLDTGLFLDHRLTRKMVGDMAQGKDFLNLFAYTGSATVQAALGGAKSTTTVDMSNTYLNWAEQNLLLNDIQGKQHKLIQADCLQWLEKCDRQFDLIFVDPPTFSNSKRMEDSWDVQRDHIKLLGQLKRILQPAGSVIFSNNKRGFKMDFAALQTLGLSAVEISAKTLPLDFERNKQIHNCWLITHTEN